In Caproicibacterium amylolyticum, a genomic segment contains:
- a CDS encoding helix-turn-helix domain-containing protein translates to MSELYTCAQIADRYHVKTLTVWDWIRKQKLHAKKIGKQYLISNEDIKDFEKEAT, encoded by the coding sequence ATGTCAGAATTGTATACTTGCGCCCAAATTGCCGACAGATACCACGTTAAAACGTTGACCGTGTGGGACTGGATTCGCAAGCAAAAACTCCACGCCAAGAAGATTGGCAAGCAATATCTTATCAGCAACGAGGACATTAAAGACTTTGAAAAGGAGGCTACATAA
- a CDS encoding DUF4358 domain-containing protein, which produces MKSHVKPRWIVLSVLAVVLAAAVVAVGAHVLQALHKTQNNPKADVLAAQMVQELGYSGSYVQIAAGSVQKYYPVDTALVESEGLWLASGSDKAGELCCFRLHKAEDAAKVKTVIGERLNSKAQVLHALNADQYRMVQNAAVVQDGSYLLVAVSADSGAETELFKKLLN; this is translated from the coding sequence ATGAAAAGCCACGTGAAGCCTCGGTGGATTGTTCTTTCAGTTTTAGCAGTTGTCCTTGCGGCAGCAGTCGTTGCAGTTGGTGCACACGTGCTTCAGGCACTTCATAAAACGCAGAATAACCCAAAAGCGGATGTACTTGCAGCACAGATGGTGCAGGAGCTTGGATACAGCGGCTCTTATGTACAGATTGCTGCTGGCTCCGTACAAAAGTATTATCCGGTGGACACTGCTTTGGTGGAAAGTGAGGGCCTGTGGCTTGCCAGTGGCAGCGACAAAGCCGGCGAGCTTTGCTGTTTTCGCCTGCATAAGGCTGAAGATGCAGCGAAAGTAAAGACGGTCATTGGTGAACGACTGAACAGTAAAGCGCAGGTACTGCACGCCCTGAATGCAGACCAGTATCGAATGGTGCAGAACGCCGCAGTTGTGCAGGACGGAAGTTATCTGCTGGTGGCGGTTTCTGCAGACTCAGGCGCAGAAACGGAACTTTTTAAAAAGCTGCTGAATTAA
- a CDS encoding MarR family winged helix-turn-helix transcriptional regulator — MSESDRDLLFVAAHRVGTLSGKLYHQADLTHSEMMLFHHVKRMQGSEGVRASELGRHLGISRPGTSHLLTALENKGLIERVTSKKDRRAVYVRLTDCGLERYQSMNAQIMECVGRVMVRLGHEKSVQLTILLNELADIMEEEIKACAQKK, encoded by the coding sequence GTGTCAGAAAGTGATCGGGATTTATTGTTCGTTGCTGCGCACCGCGTTGGTACGTTGTCAGGAAAGCTGTACCACCAGGCGGATTTGACGCACAGCGAGATGATGCTGTTTCACCATGTAAAGCGTATGCAGGGCAGCGAGGGCGTACGTGCCAGCGAACTTGGCCGTCACCTGGGCATCAGCCGTCCGGGTACCAGCCATTTGCTTACCGCATTGGAAAACAAGGGACTGATTGAACGTGTGACCAGCAAAAAAGACCGGCGGGCAGTGTATGTACGCCTGACCGACTGCGGCTTGGAACGCTACCAAAGCATGAATGCGCAGATTATGGAGTGTGTTGGCCGTGTTATGGTACGTTTGGGGCACGAAAAATCTGTTCAGCTGACTATTTTACTGAATGAGCTTGCAGATATTATGGAAGAAGAAATAAAAGCCTGCGCTCAGAAGAAATAG
- a CDS encoding sigma-70 family RNA polymerase sigma factor, whose protein sequence is MKRVPIEPLTESEQKTVEENEKLIYAFLNRKRLEIDEWYGDCAIGLIKAAKTYKVKSQNKFSTYAFSCMWNEVKHRYAINGAKKRVPDFMVISMNTPIPGTFERTVTVGDSLESTDIVAEVDGVIDIKSAMKRADQRITPKMRSALHLYMMGYSMGDISRKWGVTTSAVGVQLNKARKAIKDEIKKSASVTAITNAEKP, encoded by the coding sequence GTGAAAAGGGTACCAATAGAGCCGCTCACGGAAAGTGAGCAGAAAACGGTTGAAGAAAACGAAAAGCTTATTTACGCTTTCTTGAATCGTAAGAGACTTGAAATTGATGAATGGTATGGGGACTGCGCTATTGGGCTAATAAAGGCAGCTAAAACCTACAAAGTGAAATCCCAAAACAAATTTTCTACATACGCTTTTTCTTGCATGTGGAATGAAGTAAAGCACAGATATGCGATTAACGGAGCAAAGAAACGCGTGCCGGACTTTATGGTTATTAGCATGAATACGCCCATCCCGGGAACGTTTGAAAGAACGGTTACGGTTGGAGATTCACTAGAAAGCACGGACATAGTGGCAGAAGTTGACGGAGTGATTGATATCAAATCTGCTATGAAAAGAGCCGACCAACGGATTACTCCAAAAATGAGAAGTGCACTGCATCTGTACATGATGGGGTACAGTATGGGAGATATTTCAAGGAAATGGGGTGTAACAACTAGCGCAGTAGGCGTGCAACTCAACAAGGCAAGAAAAGCGATTAAAGATGAAATAAAAAAATCCGCATCTGTGACTGCAATCACAAACGCGGAAAAGCCCTGA
- a CDS encoding ABC transporter ATP-binding protein, whose product MSEMKTSTPPRRHGPMGGPMHGGPMGVPGEKAKDFSGTLKKLMKYIGKYKISVLLVLLFAVISTVFMIVGPKILGNATTEIFKGLMGKVSGTGQGINFERIGQIMLFLLTIYLISAAFSYLQGWIMTGVTMNTTYRLRKDIAGKIQRLPFKYYDTTTNGEVLSRLTNDVDTISQSLNQSLTQIITSITQLVGYLIMMFSINWQMSLIALCIVPVSALFIMLVVKHSQKYFKEQQDYLGHVNGHIEEMYGSHVVVRAFNGEERNETAFSKYNEKLYGSAWKSQFLSGLMQPVMMLIGNIGFVVTCILGGWFAVNGVITVGDIQAFTQYVRQFTQPIQQVANISNVLQSTVAAAERVFAFLGEKEESEDSEHAITLNTTDKPDTELNIHVEGSVQFAHVHFGYTPEKTIINDFCAAVEPGQKVAIVGPTGAGKTTMVKLLMRFYDVNQGAILVDGYDIKDFKRNDLRDLFGMVLQDTWLYNASIRENIRYGNQSATDEQVIAAAKSAQVDHFVRTLPGGYDMILNEEASNVSQGQKQLLTIARAILANPQILILDEATSSVDTRTEILIQKAMDNLMKGRTSFIIAHRLSTIRDADLILVMNEGDIVEQGTHESLLAKGGFYANLYNSQFVEAAEA is encoded by the coding sequence ATGAGCGAGATGAAAACCTCCACACCTCCGCGCCGCCATGGGCCAATGGGCGGCCCAATGCATGGCGGCCCAATGGGAGTACCGGGCGAAAAGGCAAAGGACTTTTCCGGTACGCTGAAAAAACTGATGAAATATATCGGCAAATATAAAATCAGCGTTTTGCTGGTGTTGCTGTTTGCTGTTATTTCCACGGTGTTTATGATTGTTGGCCCGAAAATCCTCGGTAACGCAACTACTGAAATTTTTAAAGGTCTCATGGGCAAGGTGTCAGGTACCGGTCAGGGAATCAATTTTGAGCGCATTGGGCAGATTATGTTGTTCCTGCTGACAATTTACTTGATCAGTGCGGCTTTCAGCTATCTGCAGGGCTGGATTATGACCGGTGTGACTATGAACACCACTTACCGGCTGCGCAAAGATATTGCCGGCAAAATTCAACGTTTGCCGTTTAAGTATTATGATACAACCACAAATGGTGAAGTGCTTTCCCGCTTGACCAATGATGTGGATACCATTTCACAGAGCCTGAATCAATCGTTGACACAGATTATTACAAGTATTACGCAGTTGGTTGGTTACTTGATTATGATGTTTTCCATCAACTGGCAGATGTCACTGATTGCACTCTGTATTGTACCGGTTTCGGCATTGTTCATTATGCTGGTTGTAAAGCATTCACAGAAGTATTTTAAAGAGCAGCAGGATTATCTTGGCCATGTAAACGGGCACATTGAGGAAATGTACGGCAGCCATGTGGTTGTGCGCGCATTTAACGGTGAGGAGCGTAACGAGACCGCTTTTTCTAAGTATAATGAAAAACTCTATGGTTCCGCATGGAAAAGTCAGTTTCTTTCCGGTTTGATGCAGCCGGTCATGATGCTGATTGGTAACATTGGATTTGTGGTGACCTGCATCCTCGGCGGCTGGTTTGCTGTAAATGGCGTTATTACAGTTGGCGACATTCAGGCGTTTACGCAGTATGTGCGTCAGTTTACACAGCCCATTCAGCAGGTCGCGAATATTTCCAATGTGCTGCAGTCCACCGTTGCGGCGGCAGAGCGTGTGTTTGCTTTCCTCGGCGAAAAAGAAGAATCCGAAGACAGCGAACATGCGATTACGCTGAATACCACCGACAAGCCGGATACCGAACTGAATATCCATGTAGAGGGCAGCGTGCAGTTTGCACACGTGCACTTTGGTTATACACCGGAGAAAACTATCATCAATGATTTCTGCGCTGCAGTAGAGCCGGGGCAGAAGGTTGCAATCGTTGGTCCGACCGGTGCTGGCAAAACAACCATGGTGAAGCTGCTGATGCGTTTCTATGATGTAAATCAGGGTGCCATTCTGGTGGATGGATACGATATCAAAGACTTTAAGCGCAATGACCTGCGTGACCTGTTCGGCATGGTACTGCAGGACACTTGGCTTTACAATGCCTCTATTCGTGAAAACATCCGTTACGGCAATCAAAGCGCAACAGATGAGCAGGTTATTGCCGCTGCCAAGAGTGCACAGGTAGATCATTTTGTGCGTACACTGCCAGGCGGTTATGACATGATTCTGAATGAAGAAGCGAGCAACGTCAGTCAGGGGCAGAAGCAGCTACTTACCATTGCACGCGCCATTCTGGCCAATCCGCAGATTTTGATTCTGGATGAGGCAACTTCCAGCGTGGACACCCGCACAGAGATTCTGATTCAGAAAGCAATGGATAACCTGATGAAGGGACGTACCTCCTTCATTATTGCGCATCGTTTGTCAACGATTCGTGACGCCGACCTGATTCTGGTTATGAATGAGGGCGACATTGTGGAACAGGGAACACATGAGTCGCTGCTTGCAAAGGGTGGCTTCTACGCAAACCTGTACAACAGCCAATTCGTTGAGGCTGCCGAAGCCTGA
- a CDS encoding ABC transporter ATP-binding protein: MGRIARYFKAYIGPILLAVFLLFCQALCDLSLPNYMSDIVNVGIQQSGIEDAAPNAVSQKGMQFFRHFMTEEQLKQMDQSYVLTKKGTDTGNYPKNADEDIYTLKSGSDRTQLSNTFGEVTWTFINAMETLQKQMGSKSSTTSSGSSQTDLTDIDFSKLYQMEPMLAKIPQKTISDAQDKAKQVQNSMKLQSGAVLVKSFYKELGVDTGAIEQRYIIMEGLKMLALTLGSALAAILVGLLAARVSSGLSRNLRRDVFHRVNYFSHAEFDKFSTASLITRTTNDITQVQMVTMMGIRMLTYAPIMAIGGILMAVRKSVSMTWIIALAVIVLVGLVGLVFAVALPRFKKMQSLIDRLNLVARENLTGLMVTRAFSNQSFEEKRFDKANCDLTNNQRFVNRLMTVMMPAMMLIMNGISLLIVWVGAHQVSQSTMQVGDMMAYMQYAMQIIMSFLFISMVFIFVPRASVSAGRIADVLETEPSIRDPEQPKSFNSTKKGWVEFKNVSFHYAGADEDVLENITFTAKPGQTTAFIGSTGSGKSTLINMVPRFYDATAGSVCVDGRDVREVTQKELRERIGYVPQKGVLLSGTIGSNLHYGNEDASDEEIRKAAEIAQATEFIDSNPEGMTSSIAQGGGNVSGGQKQRLSIARALASDAEIYIFDDSFSALDFKTDAALRAALKKNISGATVLLVAQRVSTIMDAEQIIVLDEGKIVGCGTHQELLKNCPTYYEIASSQLTKEELA, encoded by the coding sequence ATGGGTAGAATTGCTCGATATTTCAAAGCTTATATCGGCCCTATTCTGCTGGCAGTTTTTCTGCTGTTTTGTCAGGCATTGTGCGATTTGTCACTGCCAAATTATATGAGTGACATTGTCAACGTCGGCATACAGCAGAGTGGCATTGAGGATGCAGCACCAAATGCCGTCAGCCAAAAGGGAATGCAGTTTTTCCGCCACTTCATGACGGAGGAACAGCTGAAGCAAATGGACCAAAGTTACGTACTGACGAAAAAAGGAACCGATACCGGCAATTATCCGAAAAATGCGGATGAGGACATTTATACGCTGAAAAGCGGTTCCGACCGCACACAGCTAAGCAACACGTTTGGTGAGGTAACTTGGACATTCATTAACGCGATGGAAACGCTGCAGAAGCAGATGGGCAGCAAGTCTTCTACCACCAGCAGCGGAAGTTCACAAACGGACCTGACGGATATCGACTTTTCCAAGCTGTACCAAATGGAACCGATGCTTGCAAAAATCCCGCAGAAAACGATTTCAGATGCGCAGGACAAAGCAAAGCAGGTGCAGAATTCTATGAAGCTGCAGAGCGGCGCAGTCCTTGTAAAGTCTTTTTATAAGGAACTGGGAGTGGACACCGGCGCCATTGAACAGCGTTACATCATTATGGAAGGTCTCAAAATGCTTGCGTTGACTTTGGGCAGCGCATTGGCAGCAATTCTGGTTGGTCTTTTGGCGGCGCGTGTTTCCTCTGGCCTCAGCCGCAACCTGCGTCGCGACGTTTTCCACAGGGTAAATTATTTTTCCCATGCGGAATTTGATAAGTTCAGCACGGCTTCGTTGATTACCCGTACAACAAATGACATTACACAGGTACAGATGGTTACCATGATGGGCATCCGCATGCTGACGTATGCACCGATTATGGCAATTGGCGGCATCCTGATGGCGGTGCGCAAGAGTGTTTCTATGACATGGATTATTGCACTTGCGGTCATTGTGCTGGTTGGTCTGGTTGGCCTGGTCTTTGCAGTTGCACTGCCGCGCTTTAAGAAAATGCAGAGCCTGATTGACCGCCTGAATCTGGTTGCACGCGAAAACCTGACTGGTTTGATGGTGACCCGCGCTTTCAGCAACCAATCCTTCGAGGAAAAGCGCTTTGATAAGGCAAACTGCGACTTGACAAACAACCAGCGTTTTGTGAACCGTCTGATGACAGTGATGATGCCGGCTATGATGCTGATTATGAACGGTATTTCACTGTTGATCGTTTGGGTGGGCGCTCATCAGGTTTCGCAGAGCACCATGCAGGTAGGCGACATGATGGCCTATATGCAGTACGCAATGCAGATTATCATGAGCTTTTTGTTCATTTCCATGGTCTTCATCTTTGTTCCGCGAGCTTCCGTTTCTGCGGGCCGTATTGCGGACGTTTTGGAAACCGAACCGAGTATTCGTGACCCGGAACAGCCCAAATCATTCAACTCTACCAAAAAGGGCTGGGTCGAGTTTAAAAACGTGTCGTTCCACTATGCGGGCGCGGATGAAGATGTACTGGAGAACATTACTTTTACGGCAAAGCCAGGGCAGACCACCGCATTTATTGGTTCTACCGGTTCCGGCAAGAGTACATTGATCAACATGGTTCCGCGTTTTTACGATGCAACAGCGGGAAGTGTCTGTGTGGATGGACGTGATGTACGCGAAGTGACGCAGAAAGAACTGCGCGAGCGTATTGGCTATGTTCCGCAGAAAGGCGTACTGCTTTCCGGTACGATTGGTTCCAACCTCCACTACGGCAATGAAGATGCTTCTGATGAAGAAATTCGTAAGGCGGCAGAAATTGCGCAGGCAACGGAATTTATTGACAGCAACCCGGAGGGAATGACATCGTCGATTGCACAGGGCGGCGGCAATGTTTCCGGCGGTCAAAAACAGCGCCTTTCGATAGCGCGTGCGCTGGCTTCTGATGCGGAAATCTACATTTTTGATGACAGCTTTTCAGCTTTGGACTTTAAAACAGATGCAGCACTGCGTGCAGCACTGAAAAAGAACATCAGCGGTGCAACTGTTCTGCTGGTGGCGCAGCGTGTGTCTACCATTATGGATGCAGAACAGATTATCGTACTGGATGAAGGTAAAATCGTGGGGTGCGGCACACATCAGGAACTTCTGAAAAACTGCCCAACGTACTATGAGATTGCTTCCAGCCAGCTGACAAAGGAGGAATTGGCATGA
- a CDS encoding M48 family metallopeptidase — MKKAVVLGSILCGEQRLSYELVQKPVKNINIHVRADGMIIVSANRCVPISEVERVLWEKSEFLLHALEQLKKKQALAPPPHQYADGEHFRIFGRLLTLQTAAAPQVSVFPDEKTLLLSSPQPLPYEQRRYCISQLLNQECTSAFQKAIQEAAVLLADRPIPSAVNLRIRRMTSRWGSCIPAKKIITLSTRLLETPWPCIQAVALHEYVHFLHADHSAAFYSELERAMPDYRQRTRPLRALPYSFFYNE; from the coding sequence ATGAAAAAAGCGGTCGTACTGGGCAGTATTCTTTGCGGCGAACAGCGGCTTTCCTATGAACTGGTACAAAAACCGGTCAAAAACATCAATATTCATGTGCGCGCGGATGGCATGATTATAGTCTCTGCAAACCGTTGCGTTCCAATTTCAGAAGTGGAACGTGTGTTGTGGGAAAAAAGTGAATTTTTACTGCATGCGCTGGAGCAGTTGAAAAAGAAGCAGGCATTAGCTCCGCCGCCACACCAATACGCTGATGGAGAACACTTTCGCATTTTTGGGCGGCTGCTGACCCTGCAGACCGCTGCCGCACCGCAAGTTTCTGTATTTCCCGATGAAAAAACACTGCTGCTTTCTTCCCCACAGCCGCTGCCGTATGAGCAGCGCAGATACTGCATTTCACAGCTGCTGAATCAGGAATGCACATCTGCTTTTCAAAAAGCCATACAAGAAGCAGCCGTGCTGCTGGCGGACCGCCCGATTCCATCTGCAGTGAATCTGCGGATTCGCCGCATGACCTCCCGCTGGGGCAGCTGCATCCCTGCAAAAAAAATAATAACACTCAGTACCCGTCTGCTGGAAACACCGTGGCCGTGTATACAGGCTGTTGCTCTGCATGAATATGTTCATTTTCTGCATGCAGACCATTCTGCAGCGTTTTACAGCGAGTTGGAACGAGCAATGCCGGACTACCGACAGCGTACCCGGCCGCTGCGCGCTCTGCCCTATTCTTTCTTTTACAATGAATAA
- a CDS encoding Rha family transcriptional regulator encodes MNNLQIFNRDGQLYTDSREVAKMVGKRHDHLVRDIDGYIEVISHSPKLGADDFFTKSSYKAGTGKTYPCYLITKKGCEFVANKLTGEKGILFTAAYIDAFHQMEDTIKQLPEKAPNENDWRLIRSEAMKLNAKTKAFKAIMAAAKDKQLSAVAAQVYGIKGMESLTGEQVTELPETGKLYTATEIANALHTTAAKIGKVANANNLKTDEYGIWTLDKSRYSGKQVNTFQYNQHGKDKLKELLTA; translated from the coding sequence ATGAATAATTTACAGATTTTCAACCGCGACGGCCAGCTCTATACCGACAGCCGCGAAGTTGCTAAGATGGTTGGCAAAAGGCATGACCACTTAGTACGCGACATTGATGGATACATTGAGGTAATTAGTCATTCCCCAAAATTGGGGGCTGATGATTTCTTCACAAAATCAAGCTATAAAGCAGGCACCGGCAAAACCTACCCCTGTTACCTGATTACGAAAAAGGGCTGTGAGTTTGTTGCCAACAAACTGACCGGCGAAAAGGGAATCTTGTTCACCGCTGCCTACATAGATGCTTTCCATCAGATGGAGGATACCATCAAGCAGTTGCCAGAGAAAGCACCAAACGAAAATGACTGGCGGCTTATCCGGTCAGAGGCTATGAAACTGAATGCCAAGACAAAAGCTTTCAAGGCCATTATGGCCGCAGCAAAGGACAAGCAGCTATCCGCAGTCGCCGCGCAGGTGTATGGCATTAAAGGTATGGAAAGCTTGACCGGAGAGCAAGTCACAGAGTTACCAGAGACCGGTAAGCTGTACACCGCGACTGAAATTGCAAATGCACTGCACACGACAGCCGCAAAGATTGGCAAGGTTGCCAATGCCAACAACCTCAAAACGGACGAATACGGCATCTGGACGCTGGACAAGTCCCGGTACAGTGGCAAGCAAGTCAATACGTTTCAGTATAACCAACATGGCAAGGACAAGCTGAAAGAATTGCTAACTGCTTGA
- a CDS encoding helix-turn-helix domain-containing protein, whose protein sequence is MNTVQKTYAVFAELLNKNSVTPYRVYKETGVPQSSLSEWKRGNSMPKIDKIQKIADYFGVSVDYLLGNEQKGRASSLDEKKPEDITLDDFTYAFLDESKELTDENKQKLLEMARFFKMQQDKEKKTEE, encoded by the coding sequence GTGAATACTGTACAAAAGACATACGCTGTTTTTGCTGAATTATTGAATAAAAACAGCGTAACTCCTTATAGAGTTTATAAAGAAACTGGAGTTCCGCAGTCCTCGCTTAGTGAATGGAAACGTGGAAACAGTATGCCTAAAATCGACAAAATTCAAAAGATAGCTGATTATTTTGGCGTGTCAGTCGACTACCTACTCGGAAATGAGCAAAAAGGAAGGGCTTCCTCTCTTGATGAGAAAAAGCCCGAAGATATTACACTTGATGATTTTACCTATGCGTTTTTGGACGAATCAAAAGAGCTTACAGATGAAAACAAGCAGAAGCTGCTTGAAATGGCACGATTCTTTAAAATGCAGCAGGACAAGGAAAAGAAAACCGAGGAATGA
- a CDS encoding ImmA/IrrE family metallo-endopeptidase, with protein sequence MIEFSDLYKEIQKQGIYVFQYNVGKNKSVTIEMNKKYGIFIDMSAFSSLGESKRALAHEIGHCATGATHKACSPLDLISQHEYRANRWAAEHFLPFKELQQAMRMGYSEPWQLAEYFNISEKAVRWALRYYTESRGLSFNTES encoded by the coding sequence ATGATTGAATTTTCTGATTTGTATAAAGAAATTCAAAAGCAAGGAATTTATGTGTTTCAATACAATGTAGGCAAGAATAAAAGCGTTACAATCGAAATGAATAAAAAGTATGGAATTTTTATTGACATGTCCGCTTTTTCATCATTAGGAGAGTCTAAACGTGCGCTAGCACATGAGATTGGTCACTGCGCCACTGGCGCAACACACAAAGCTTGCAGCCCACTTGATTTGATTAGCCAGCACGAATACAGAGCTAACCGATGGGCAGCCGAGCACTTTCTCCCGTTCAAAGAACTGCAACAGGCAATGCGCATGGGGTATTCTGAGCCTTGGCAACTGGCCGAGTATTTTAATATATCTGAAAAAGCGGTTCGCTGGGCGCTGCGTTATTATACGGAAAGCCGTGGCCTATCGTTTAATACTGAATCATAA
- a CDS encoding helix-turn-helix domain-containing protein, translating to MKLYKSWNDVPLILRTEDVVTLLGINRTIAVKWCKAGIIPATKKGGIWFIQKADLMKEFSHAFDIPAGRETA from the coding sequence ATGAAGTTGTACAAGTCATGGAATGATGTTCCGCTCATTCTTCGCACAGAAGATGTTGTAACGCTTTTAGGAATTAACCGTACTATTGCAGTGAAGTGGTGCAAAGCTGGGATTATTCCTGCGACAAAGAAGGGCGGTATTTGGTTCATACAAAAGGCTGACTTGATGAAAGAGTTTTCCCATGCATTCGATATTCCGGCAGGGAGGGAAACAGCTTGA
- a CDS encoding tyrosine-type recombinase/integrase has product MEKLTKRADGRYCERVKDPNTGKLISCYGKTEREAHKKAVDTRMMLKSGIDTSAQKDTFKSWADKWLNASELQVCNNEYKNRIGRINRLKPLWNCQIKGIRSQDVEDILISLAKFNPYTSRPTSQSTIKKLKAAAYNVFEIALENHVITENPVKQSKNHNSAIGTPPEPRRALTDEEQQWIIDTPHRAQRAAITMMYSGLRRGELTPLTWDDIDFSERTISVNKFVEYDGSTPCLKSYGKSSSAKRIVNVPKDLVKFLKAERKKDIDTGNLKILVCPDTRGKMLTKQGWRSMWYSYLLLLNVKYGHSVLSDGSKVTSVFTHEKVKMTIPNITPHWMRHTFATLLYLSGVDVLTAKEQLGHSDIKTTLDIYTHLDAKYKKKNISKLDEYLSKKDSE; this is encoded by the coding sequence ATGGAGAAACTTACAAAGCGTGCAGATGGTAGATACTGTGAACGAGTAAAAGACCCCAACACTGGTAAATTAATTAGTTGCTATGGCAAGACGGAAAGAGAAGCACATAAAAAAGCAGTTGACACTAGAATGATGCTAAAATCAGGCATTGACACATCTGCACAAAAAGATACTTTTAAAAGTTGGGCTGACAAATGGCTGAATGCTTCGGAACTGCAAGTATGCAACAATGAATATAAAAACCGAATTGGAAGAATCAACCGTCTAAAGCCTTTGTGGAATTGCCAAATTAAAGGCATCCGTTCACAAGACGTTGAAGATATATTAATTTCACTTGCAAAGTTTAACCCCTATACAAGTAGACCAACTTCGCAAAGCACAATAAAGAAGCTGAAAGCGGCTGCATATAATGTTTTTGAAATAGCTTTGGAAAATCATGTTATCACAGAAAATCCGGTGAAGCAGAGCAAGAACCACAATTCTGCCATTGGAACGCCGCCAGAGCCACGCAGAGCGTTAACAGATGAAGAACAGCAGTGGATTATTGACACACCGCACAGAGCGCAGAGAGCCGCTATTACAATGATGTATTCTGGATTAAGGCGCGGTGAATTAACGCCCTTAACATGGGATGATATTGATTTCAGTGAGCGCACAATATCAGTCAACAAATTTGTAGAGTATGATGGTAGCACTCCTTGTTTGAAAAGCTATGGTAAATCTAGTTCCGCAAAAAGAATTGTAAATGTTCCAAAAGATTTAGTCAAATTCTTAAAAGCAGAGCGCAAAAAGGACATTGATACCGGAAACCTTAAAATTCTTGTCTGCCCTGACACAAGAGGAAAGATGCTCACAAAGCAGGGGTGGAGGTCAATGTGGTATTCGTACCTGCTGCTGCTCAATGTAAAGTATGGGCATAGTGTGCTTTCTGACGGAAGCAAAGTCACATCGGTGTTCACCCATGAAAAGGTTAAAATGACAATTCCAAACATCACGCCTCACTGGATGCGCCACACATTTGCAACATTGCTGTATTTGTCTGGAGTTGATGTGCTGACAGCGAAAGAGCAACTAGGCCACAGTGATATAAAGACAACGCTCGATATTTACACCCATCTTGACGCAAAATATAAGAAAAAAAATATCAGCAAACTAGATGAATATCTTAGCAAAAAGGATTCTGAATGA